The genomic stretch AGAGCAAGATGAACCTTTTATGCCTAACGGCCAGGATGTCGACGTTCGATCTCACAGAAAGAGACCACCCTCGCCCATACCTGATAGCGACTTAATGGAAGGGATGGCACCGTCTGTGGCAAAGTTCAAGCGCCAACGCCTTGAGAGGGGAGACGATTTCGCTGCACCATCGCCGAAGCCTGATGAAAAGGTGGCCGAACCGGCAGAGACCAAGGGtgcaaaaaagaaggcaaaggaggaaCTAGACGTTCTAGCAGTGGTCGCGAAGAATCGCGAAGAGGCGGAGGCTCGAGCTCGAGCCGAGGCTGAAGATTTGGCAAATCTACCAGAGGGTATTGATTTGGCTGAGATTCGCCGGCTCAATATCGTCGAGGAGATGGACATACGTATCCCGAACAGAGCTTCTGGGAAGGATAAAGAGCAGGAAATCGCAGACGGAAGATGGGATCCCAAATGGAATGGCATGAAGAACTTCAAGAAATTTCGCAAGAGAGGGGAAGTGGTGGGCAGGCAGCCCGCGAGGGTTATTATCGCCCTTACTGAAGTCAAGCCCAAAGAATTCGGAGTTGGCGATAACTActggctggaagatgagagcaATGATCGCAAGAAGACCACGAGCCAGGCATCCGGTGTCGTGGCTAACGAGGCAAAAACCTCTCCTTTTGTGAATGCGCCGCCAACAAGACGTGGTGCTTCCTCCGCACGAGTCATTGCTTCAGAGAGCAGCGATATGGAGGAAATCGAAGCACCAGAGTCCGAGCAGCCCTCCTCTAGAGCTACGGGATCGAGAAGAGAGGGGACCGGTGCTCCATCGCAGAAGAGCACTAGACAGAGTCAGCTCTCAAGCGCGCAAACACGCTCAGGCAACCAGGGGAAGAGAGCGGCCACGGAACCTGCGGCAGCTAAGgacccgccgccgccgaaacGGACGAGACTGGCGACAACCCTGCTGGAGGTTGGAGACAGTGACGATAGTGACGACGACCTCAAGTTCAGATTTGGCAAGAGACGGTAGTTTGCTGAGTAGCAGGGTGTGCTCCTGCGGGATTGTATCTATGCCGTCTacttataatactatttGTACAGGGGGGGTATCTCTCTAGCTTATGTATAACATCTATTAGCCCTTTGTGGTGTATACACGCACatatcctcctcctccaactccACATATCTCTTCAGCCCAGATAGTCTAATCCATTTGATCCATATCATTCTCCTTACCATCCGACTCTTCGACCAGCAACCCCACAAGACACGCCGCCAGCATGGTCTCATAGTTGACCCATGGGTGGATCTCTCCAAACAGCTTCGTGCCATCTCGTCCCGCGCCCCTCATGAGCTCGGGCACACCTCCAGGATGGAATCTCGCATATGGCGTAACATTGTATACCTTTCCATTAATAGCCATCCAAGcgtccttgcccttgcgACCAGTCTGCGTCTTGAGCATCGAAGGCGTCACACGCAGGTAAGGGGTCGACGCAGCCACGCCGCGCAAATCGGCATTGGGCCCGGATATCCTCGCCCAGTCTAGCGGAGAGTGGCCCGGCGTGAGGACAACCTGGCGGCTGGGTTTCTGCGGCTTGGCGGCGAGCGTGGGGGGAGGAGCGAGGccggatgatgaagacgaaggtGCAGCAAGGCCGCGATTGGGTGCAGGGCCGCGGGCACGCTGGGCGGAGTTGGGGGCTGGGAACTGGTTGAGGGAAGGAATGCGGCCGTTGGACGGGCGAGGTGAAGGGAGAGGTGGCGGGGGCATCATCGAGGTCGCTGAGTCGgcggagagggagaggctgGGAACGGCGCTCTGAGATGGCTTTGCGGCCTGGGCTTTGGGCGTGGAGGGAGACTCTGGTTCTTCGATGGATGGCGGGACGATGACGGGAGGCGCGATCGTGGGAGgaggctggcgctgcttCAGGGTCCTAGAGGCGGTTGCTATTGAAGTCGTCTTCGAGAGCCCCTTTAGTTCTACATCAGCATCTGCGCCCTCTCTGCTTCGTTGGTTTCTATCCGCCGCTTTTCCCTTGTCCTTGCCGTCCGTGATGGCCGCGATCCCTCCAAAGCTCTGCcatcgcagcaacagccattGCGGCGGCCGCAgaatgacgaagacgaccGATGCGACAATGAGCGAGATGCCCAGCACGGCCATCGTGGGGCCTGTTTCTGAGACAAACGGTGCTCGcttaaaagagaaaagaaggaaggacagtcggcaaagatgccggcgagcaaaagaataagaagagaaaagagggacaGCAGAAAGGAAGCCAAAGAGTTGAAATGACGAAATTCCAGTTCTGACACACCCAAAGCATCAACGTCAGTGATGACGGCAAAATTGGAAAAAGCTGAGGCATGCAGCATGTGGTCTAAATTTGGAGGCTCGCGCCCTAGACCGGAAAAGGGCGAGTTCCCTGTCATTTTTTCGCCGTCGAAATGGATCCCCCAGGCCGGGACGTTCGTTAGCGTTTGGCGACTATGCCCGGCTAGGTATAACAGGGGACGTCTGGATCGAatcagctgcttcttttatttttctggctttgttttgtttcatcaggagatgatgatgctttgCATGTTTTGGTGAAGACGTTTCCTGGTTACAGCACCCAGGATAGGGCAGCTCTCTTACTTTATGTTTATTCAACCCTATTTCTGTCTTTC from Trichoderma atroviride chromosome 3, complete sequence encodes the following:
- a CDS encoding uncharacterized protein (BUSCO:EOG092D3S7I), with the protein product MAVLGISLIVASVVFVILRPPQWLLLRWQSFGGIAAITDGKDKGKAADRNQRSREGADADVELKGLSKTTSIATASRTLKQRQPPPTIAPPVIVPPSIEEPESPSTPKAQAAKPSQSAVPSLSLSADSATSMMPPPPLPSPRPSNGRIPSLNQFPAPNSAQRARGPAPNRGLAAPSSSSSGLAPPPTLAAKPQKPSRQVVLTPGHSPLDWARISGPNADLRGVAASTPYLRVTPSMLKTQTGRKGKDAWMAINGKVYNVTPYARFHPGGVPELMRGAGRDGTKLFGEIHPWVNYETMLAACLVGLLVEESDGKENDMDQMD